AGGCCGTGGCCGCAATCGTCACTTCATTTCGTGATCGATTCGATTTAGCCGCGCCCGCTTCGATGTTGGGCAGGATGGCCTCAGTCAGATAACGGCGGGTGTGGTAGGGATGGACGTGGAAGCCGTCGGCGGCTTCCCCGGCGAGTCGGATCAGGGGAGCGTTGACGCCGGCAATGTAGATCGGAATCTTCGGGTGGCGAATCGGGCCGGGGTTGAAGAAGGGCGTCATCAGCGTGAGCTTGAAGTGCTCGCCCCGGAAGTTGAGCCGGTCGCCCGTCTCCCAAGCCAGCCAGATGGCGCGCAGGGCGGCGATGAACTCGCGCAGTTTGCCAACCGGCGACTCGGGCCAGGCCATGCCAAAGCGCCGTTCGATGTGCGGTTTGACTTGCGTGCCGAGGCCGAGCAGAAAGCGCCCGCCCGATTGCGCCGCCAAGTCCCAGGCGGTGTAAGCCAGCGTCATCGGACTGCGGGCGAAGGCGATGGTGACGGCTGTGCCAAGCTGGAGCCGGGCCGTGTGTTCGGCGGCCAGGGCCAGCGGCAGAAACGGGTCGTGTTGAGTTTCGCTGGTGAAGAGGCCGCTTGCGCCAAAGTTCTCAGCGCGGCGGGC
Above is a genomic segment from Chloroflexota bacterium containing:
- a CDS encoding TIGR03617 family F420-dependent LLM class oxidoreductase — encoded protein: MKFDIAVAPASLAQVPDLARRAENFGASGLFTSETQHDPFLPLALAAEHTARLQLGTAVTIAFARSPMTLAYTAWDLAAQSGGRFLLGLGTQVKPHIERRFGMAWPESPVGKLREFIAALRAIWLAWETGDRLNFRGEHFKLTLMTPFFNPGPIRHPKIPIYIAGVNAPLIRLAGEAADGFHVHPYHTRRYLTEAILPNIEAGAAKSNRSRNEVTIAATAFVAIGEDEAARAMMREAMRSQIAFYASTPTYRPVMSLHGWEAQAEALTALASRGGWGEMPAIINDDMLAEFLVEGSWDDIGGKLRARYDGLVDRLALYLPFTPGDVDGNWAKVAAALQ